One genomic window of Desulfovibrio subterraneus includes the following:
- a CDS encoding sigma 54-interacting transcriptional regulator has protein sequence MTDTPDPLHTLPAERRAALRALELAATLGHYGATLDAVESEHAILRDAASKLESLMAFSCQSFFMVDEQSFAFSPVWTSAPDSAEHMAHEVGILIEDRSFAWALGRNKPTVVSASNGERLLLHPLTTATGPIGMFVGLLRKNAEEPSADIGYYLITVILFATATLVENFRLFQRLEQSNVTLEQQVTERTKELTASNTQLTGALDENRHYRRYLETVFSSMLDPLITVDRELNIISLNTAAERFFDRRADSLMGMPFSSAFPHAIDAFGQVFASAIGLGQSVREFRTQYRAEGMEKVLVLSCAPLRSQADSSQEAAEGAVLLIRDITRIVSLEKQLQARHSFRSIVGKSERMQKLYTLLESLAEVDTTVLVTGESGTGKELIADALHHNGARAHGPLIKVNCTALSESLLESELFGHVRGAFTGAVADKAGRFEAAEGGTIFLDEIGDVSQRIQILLLRFLESKEFERVGDTTTRKADVRIVAATNANLAQKIQEGSFRADLYYRLNVMHVKLPSLRERRDDIPPLASHFITLCNKELGTRITGISEDAMHYFMRHQWPGNVRELKHVIEHGSILARQGLISTEHLTPEMLELSSPFAQQHQAPISAHMPAPMSAPASFPMQGQPAAPAGNSANSMAGGTPQHAVPPHMSTGYHPHAAYPMPPRPAFHDLSPETIREAILAARGNKALAARQLGIGRATLYRKMHELGISV, from the coding sequence ATGACCGATACTCCGGACCCGTTGCACACTCTGCCAGCCGAAAGAAGGGCCGCCTTGCGCGCACTGGAACTGGCGGCCACACTTGGCCATTACGGCGCAACGCTCGACGCCGTGGAAAGCGAACATGCCATTCTGCGTGATGCCGCAAGCAAGCTGGAAAGCTTGATGGCTTTTTCCTGCCAGAGCTTCTTCATGGTGGATGAGCAAAGCTTCGCCTTTTCCCCCGTGTGGACGTCGGCGCCGGATTCTGCAGAGCACATGGCGCATGAAGTGGGCATTCTCATTGAAGACCGTTCTTTTGCCTGGGCGCTGGGACGCAACAAGCCCACCGTGGTTTCCGCGAGCAACGGCGAACGGCTCCTGCTGCACCCGCTGACCACCGCCACAGGTCCCATAGGCATGTTCGTGGGGTTGCTGCGAAAAAATGCGGAAGAACCGAGCGCGGATATCGGCTACTATCTCATCACGGTCATTCTCTTTGCCACGGCAACGCTGGTGGAAAATTTCAGACTGTTCCAGCGTCTGGAACAATCCAACGTCACTCTTGAGCAGCAGGTAACAGAGCGTACCAAGGAGCTGACGGCATCCAATACGCAGCTCACCGGAGCGCTGGATGAAAACCGCCACTACCGGCGGTATCTGGAAACAGTTTTTTCATCCATGCTCGACCCGCTGATCACCGTGGACAGAGAACTGAACATCATAAGCCTGAACACGGCGGCAGAACGCTTTTTCGACAGGCGTGCCGACTCCCTGATGGGCATGCCCTTCAGCAGTGCCTTTCCCCACGCCATTGACGCCTTCGGGCAGGTTTTTGCCAGTGCCATAGGTCTTGGGCAGTCCGTGCGGGAATTCCGCACCCAGTACCGTGCCGAAGGCATGGAGAAGGTGCTGGTTCTGAGCTGCGCCCCGCTCAGGTCGCAGGCAGACAGCAGTCAGGAAGCAGCCGAGGGTGCCGTGCTGCTCATCCGCGACATCACACGCATAGTCTCACTTGAAAAACAGCTGCAGGCCCGGCATTCCTTCCGAAGCATCGTGGGCAAGAGTGAGCGCATGCAAAAGCTCTACACCCTGCTGGAAAGCCTTGCCGAGGTGGACACCACCGTGCTGGTCACGGGTGAATCCGGCACGGGCAAGGAGCTTATTGCCGATGCCCTGCACCACAACGGAGCCCGCGCCCACGGTCCCCTCATCAAGGTGAACTGCACAGCCCTTTCCGAGAGCCTGCTGGAAAGCGAGCTCTTCGGTCATGTGCGCGGCGCATTCACCGGCGCGGTGGCAGACAAGGCCGGACGGTTCGAGGCTGCCGAGGGCGGCACCATATTTCTGGATGAAATCGGCGATGTCTCTCAGCGCATACAGATTCTGCTGCTGCGTTTTCTCGAATCAAAGGAATTCGAACGGGTCGGCGACACCACCACCCGCAAGGCGGACGTGCGCATTGTTGCCGCCACCAACGCCAACCTTGCACAGAAGATACAGGAAGGCAGCTTCAGGGCCGACCTGTATTACCGGCTCAATGTCATGCATGTGAAGCTGCCTTCGCTCAGGGAACGCCGTGACGACATTCCCCCTCTGGCCAGCCACTTCATCACCCTGTGCAACAAGGAGCTGGGTACACGCATCACGGGTATCTCCGAAGATGCCATGCATTATTTCATGCGCCACCAGTGGCCGGGCAACGTGCGCGAACTCAAGCATGTCATCGAGCATGGCAGCATCCTCGCCCGTCAGGGGCTTATAAGCACGGAACACCTCACACCGGAGATGCTTGAGCTGTCTTCACCGTTTGCCCAGCAACATCAGGCTCCCATATCGGCTCACATGCCCGCCCCCATGTCGGCACCAGCGTCCTTCCCTATGCAGGGTCAACCAGCCGCACCGGCAGGCAACAGCGCAAACAGCATGGCCGGCGGAACACCACAACACGCTGTCCCCCCCCACATGTCCACGGGGTATCATCCCCATGCAGCCTACCCCATGCCACCCAGACCGGCCTTTCATGACCTGTCGCCGGAGACTATCCGCGAAGCGATACTGGCCGCCCGCGGCAACAAGGCACTGGCAGCACGGCAGTTGGGCATAGGTCGGGCCACCCTGTACCGGAAAATGCACGAACTGGGCATTTCGGTCTGA
- the acs gene encoding acetate--CoA ligase: MSQARIESMMDEKRLFEPPMEGRNSARVTSMEEYEALYRRSMDDNEGFWAERANELVEWFTPFTKVLDADMETPSIKWFVGGQLNVAYNCLDKHIANGRRNKAAIIWQGEPDEDVKVYTYQMLYDEVCKFANVLKAQGVHKGDRVALYMPMIPELAIAMLACVRIGAVHSIVFAGFSAVSLQNRIQDCEAKVVVTSDAVIRAGRSIPLKKNVDEALRLCPSVHKVVVVNRANAAVEWQEGRDLWWHELMKAPDLKASCPCEPMDSEDPLFILYTSGSTGKPKGVVHTTGGYLTYAAHTTQWVFDVKDSDVYWCTADVGWITGHSYIVYGPLALGATSLMFEGVPSYPGPDRFWQVVEKFRVNIFYTAPTVIRALMREGAEWTQKHDLSSLRVLGSVGEPINPEAWMWYHENIGGGKLPIVDTWWQTETGGIMISALPYATPLKPGSATRPLPGVDARIVRPDGTDAEPNEGGHLVIRRPWPGMLRGVFGDPARYKSTYFERFPGCYEAGDGARVDSDGYFWIMGRLDDVINVSGHRMGTAEIESALVSHPAVAEAAVVGMPHAIKGEAIYAYVTLNADADETEELRAELRTWVRKEIGPIASPEVLQFADGLPKTRSGKIMRRILRKIAGGSTSTSDFGDTSTLADPGVISDLIEGKMDLTGR; the protein is encoded by the coding sequence ATGAGTCAGGCACGCATAGAGAGCATGATGGATGAAAAGCGGTTGTTTGAACCGCCGATGGAAGGACGGAATTCGGCTCGCGTAACCTCCATGGAAGAGTACGAAGCCCTTTACAGGCGCTCCATGGACGATAACGAGGGATTCTGGGCCGAGCGGGCCAATGAGCTTGTGGAGTGGTTCACGCCTTTTACCAAGGTGCTGGATGCCGACATGGAGACTCCCTCGATCAAGTGGTTTGTGGGCGGCCAGCTGAACGTTGCCTACAACTGTCTCGACAAGCACATCGCCAACGGCCGTCGCAACAAGGCCGCCATCATCTGGCAGGGTGAACCCGACGAAGACGTGAAGGTCTACACCTACCAGATGCTGTATGACGAGGTGTGCAAGTTTGCCAACGTGCTCAAGGCACAGGGCGTGCACAAGGGCGACCGCGTGGCGCTGTATATGCCCATGATTCCCGAACTGGCCATTGCCATGCTGGCCTGCGTGCGCATCGGGGCTGTGCATTCCATCGTTTTTGCAGGGTTCTCCGCAGTGAGCCTGCAGAACCGTATTCAGGACTGCGAGGCCAAGGTGGTGGTGACTTCGGATGCTGTTATCCGTGCCGGCCGCAGCATTCCGCTCAAGAAGAATGTCGACGAAGCTCTGCGCCTGTGCCCCAGCGTGCATAAGGTTGTTGTGGTGAACCGCGCCAACGCCGCAGTGGAATGGCAGGAAGGCCGCGATCTGTGGTGGCACGAGCTGATGAAGGCTCCTGATCTCAAGGCAAGCTGCCCCTGTGAACCCATGGATTCTGAAGATCCGCTCTTCATTCTCTATACAAGCGGGTCCACCGGCAAGCCCAAGGGCGTGGTGCACACCACCGGCGGGTACCTGACCTATGCCGCCCATACCACCCAGTGGGTGTTCGACGTGAAGGACAGTGACGTTTACTGGTGCACGGCAGACGTGGGCTGGATCACCGGCCATTCCTACATCGTGTACGGCCCGCTTGCTCTGGGTGCCACGTCACTGATGTTCGAGGGCGTTCCCAGCTACCCCGGTCCCGACCGCTTCTGGCAGGTAGTGGAAAAGTTCCGCGTGAACATATTCTACACCGCTCCCACCGTTATCCGCGCCCTGATGCGCGAAGGGGCGGAATGGACCCAGAAGCACGATCTGAGCAGTTTGCGCGTGCTCGGTTCCGTGGGTGAGCCCATCAATCCGGAAGCATGGATGTGGTACCACGAAAATATCGGCGGCGGTAAGCTGCCCATTGTGGATACATGGTGGCAGACGGAAACCGGCGGCATCATGATCTCGGCTTTGCCCTACGCCACACCGCTGAAGCCCGGCTCGGCAACGCGTCCGCTGCCCGGTGTGGATGCGCGCATCGTGCGGCCCGACGGCACCGATGCCGAACCCAACGAGGGGGGCCATCTGGTCATCCGCAGGCCGTGGCCCGGCATGCTGCGCGGTGTATTCGGCGATCCCGCACGCTACAAGAGTACGTATTTTGAACGCTTCCCCGGCTGCTATGAGGCCGGCGACGGAGCACGGGTGGACAGTGACGGCTATTTCTGGATCATGGGCCGCCTTGATGACGTCATCAACGTATCAGGACACCGCATGGGCACGGCGGAAATAGAATCCGCGCTGGTTTCGCACCCCGCTGTTGCGGAGGCCGCCGTTGTGGGCATGCCTCACGCCATCAAGGGCGAGGCCATCTATGCCTATGTGACACTGAATGCCGATGCGGATGAGACGGAAGAGCTGCGCGCCGAACTCAGAACCTGGGTCCGCAAGGAAATAGGCCCCATTGCCTCGCCGGAGGTGCTGCAGTTTGCCGACGGGTTGCCCAAGACCCGAAGCGGGAAGATCATGCGCCGCATTCTGCGCAAGATTGCCGGTGGCAGCACAAGCACCAGTGACTTCGGTGATACCTCCACTCTGGCTGATCCGGGCGTGATTTCCGACCTGATCGAAGGCAAGATGGATCTTACCGGCAGATAG
- a CDS encoding methyl-accepting chemotaxis protein, whose translation MKLRTKMTGFQVLATLLTVSLLGAVCIMQMLGYSAKESAAYRTEALAKEEERLKDYVTMAAGAIESYVQRSKDVEQLKMVKKDDLKRVVDTVYSQIMELRKSRANLPAEQLKQEVAELVRSIRFDGDNYLWINDTTPRMIVHPVDASMNGADLSDYRDAKGSAMFREMVRVCRADGEGVVSYYWAKPGEKEASLKISYVRLIPGLDWIIGSGAWLDDITGEMKREAMVQLSRMRLGDGNYFWINDTDGLMVSHPTESLVGKTVLDLRDKNGKPFFKAMVDVAKANGEGTVDYVWPKAGSDKPEPKLSYVRLIRDWNWVVGMGIYVDGVEKAIVARQQDMQDTIYGMVRLVALLSAGILAGIVAVSILFTRSITNTLGGEPDEMASIAGTVSQGDLTIGFGHRDARGVYASLKAMVERLTGVVQDIQAATEQVASGSEELAASSESMSQGATMQASSVEQVSASMTEMLAGVRQNAENARHTETLATKASDETQRSSEALQRTVQVMHQISDKITFIEEIARQTNLLALNAAIEAARAGEHGKGFAVVAAEVRKLAERSREAAGEITELAVSSVGVAEEAGRMLNSVVPDIRRTADMVREIAAACSEQEVGAGQINSAIGQLDTVIQQNASASEELASTAEEFSAQAEQLQQAIAFFKVNGSAMVAQEPRRKVAASSPARRVQTARPASGRKPVAGVRLALEDDDTDFERY comes from the coding sequence ATGAAGTTACGTACTAAAATGACCGGTTTTCAGGTTCTGGCAACCTTGTTGACCGTATCCCTGCTGGGTGCAGTATGCATAATGCAGATGCTGGGATACAGTGCGAAGGAGTCGGCAGCGTACCGGACTGAAGCGCTGGCAAAGGAAGAGGAGCGGCTCAAGGACTATGTGACCATGGCTGCGGGGGCCATTGAATCATATGTGCAGCGCTCCAAGGATGTGGAACAGCTCAAGATGGTCAAGAAAGATGACCTGAAACGGGTTGTGGACACTGTATACAGCCAGATCATGGAGCTGCGCAAAAGCAGGGCAAATCTGCCTGCGGAGCAGCTGAAGCAGGAAGTGGCAGAGCTTGTCCGCTCCATTCGTTTTGACGGAGACAACTATCTCTGGATCAACGATACGACTCCCCGAATGATCGTGCATCCGGTAGATGCTTCCATGAACGGGGCGGACCTCAGTGATTATCGCGATGCAAAGGGCTCTGCCATGTTCCGCGAGATGGTGCGGGTGTGCCGTGCTGACGGTGAAGGCGTTGTTTCCTACTACTGGGCGAAACCCGGCGAAAAAGAAGCCTCGCTCAAGATTTCCTATGTCCGCCTGATTCCGGGGCTGGACTGGATCATCGGTTCCGGTGCCTGGCTGGACGATATCACCGGAGAAATGAAGCGCGAGGCCATGGTACAGCTCTCCCGAATGCGACTCGGAGACGGCAACTATTTCTGGATAAACGATACGGACGGTCTGATGGTCAGCCATCCCACAGAATCTCTTGTGGGCAAGACCGTGCTCGACCTGCGTGACAAGAACGGCAAGCCCTTCTTCAAGGCCATGGTGGATGTGGCAAAGGCCAATGGTGAAGGAACCGTTGATTACGTGTGGCCCAAGGCCGGGTCGGACAAGCCGGAACCAAAGCTGTCTTACGTTCGTCTCATCAGGGACTGGAACTGGGTCGTCGGCATGGGCATCTATGTTGACGGAGTGGAAAAGGCCATAGTGGCCCGCCAGCAGGATATGCAGGACACCATTTACGGCATGGTGCGGCTGGTGGCGTTGCTTTCTGCGGGCATTCTCGCAGGTATCGTGGCCGTGAGCATACTGTTCACGCGCAGCATCACCAATACGCTGGGCGGCGAGCCGGATGAAATGGCATCCATTGCGGGTACCGTGTCGCAGGGGGACCTGACCATCGGCTTCGGCCACAGGGATGCGCGTGGTGTGTACGCATCACTCAAAGCCATGGTCGAAAGGCTGACCGGTGTGGTGCAGGATATTCAGGCGGCAACGGAGCAGGTGGCATCCGGTTCGGAAGAACTGGCCGCCTCTTCGGAAAGCATGTCGCAGGGGGCCACCATGCAGGCTTCGTCCGTTGAGCAGGTTTCTGCCTCCATGACGGAGATGCTGGCCGGAGTGCGCCAGAATGCGGAAAACGCACGCCACACCGAAACACTCGCCACCAAGGCGTCGGACGAGACCCAGCGTTCCAGCGAGGCGCTGCAGCGCACGGTGCAGGTGATGCACCAGATATCGGACAAGATCACATTCATTGAAGAAATTGCCCGCCAGACCAACCTGCTGGCCCTGAACGCCGCCATTGAGGCTGCCCGCGCCGGTGAACACGGCAAGGGATTTGCCGTGGTGGCCGCAGAAGTGCGCAAGCTTGCCGAGCGCTCGCGCGAGGCGGCGGGCGAAATTACCGAACTGGCTGTTTCCAGCGTGGGTGTGGCCGAAGAGGCCGGACGCATGCTGAACTCGGTGGTTCCCGATATTCGCCGTACTGCAGACATGGTGCGTGAAATTGCCGCAGCCTGCTCCGAGCAGGAGGTGGGCGCAGGGCAGATCAATTCCGCCATCGGACAGCTTGATACGGTTATCCAGCAGAATGCCTCTGCGTCCGAAGAGCTGGCGTCCACTGCCGAAGAGTTTTCTGCACAGGCAGAACAGCTGCAGCAGGCCATTGCCTTCTTCAAGGTGAACGGGAGCGCCATGGTGGCGCAGGAACCCCGGCGAAAGGTGGCTGCCTCTTCCCCCGCACGGCGGGTTCAGACGGCCAGACCCGCTTCCGGCAGAAAGCCCGTTGCCGGTGTGCGTCTTGCCCTTGAGGACGACGATACCGATTTCGAGCGTTACTAA